The Zingiber officinale cultivar Zhangliang chromosome 9A, Zo_v1.1, whole genome shotgun sequence genome window below encodes:
- the LOC122019379 gene encoding ethylene-responsive transcription factor ERF016-like, producing the protein MDREGEISDERSGQVQAQAQAKYKGVRLRKWGKWVAEVRYPNSRKRIWLGSFPSPEMAARAYDAAMLCLRGRAELHYFNFPDKLPDIAAPEGLSRPEIKDKAVRYALRGWQAPPATERGGSCGGDGGGGAGGSGGEAVPEKDGGGDGGSGIDEVLPPEFIYGDPLELDDAHWSASGQDYWSDGGDNDGDIFGSIQLWNLD; encoded by the coding sequence ATGGATAGGGAGGGGGAGATTTCCGACGAGAGGTCTGGGCAGGTTCAGGCGCAGGCTCAGGCGAAATATAAGGGGGTACGGCTGCGGAAGTGGGGCAAGTGGGTGGCTGAGGTGCGGTACCCCAATAGCCGGAAGCGCATTTGGCTGGGGTCGTTCCCGTCGCCAGAGATGGCCGCCAGGGCATACGACGCCGCCATGCTCTGCCTCCGCGGCCGCGCGGAGCTGCACTACTTCAACTTCCCGGACAAGCTGCCGGACATAGCGGCGCCCGAGGGGCTGAGCCGGCCCGAGATAAAGGACAAAGCAGTGAGGTACGCCTTGAGGGGATGGCAGGCTCCGCCGGCGACGGAGAGGGGAGGCAGCTGCGGCGGCGACGGCGGCGGTGGAGCCGGCGGCAGCGGCGGCGAAGCGGTGCCGGAGAAGGACGGAGGCGGAGACGGCGGCTCGGGGATTGATGAGGTGTTGCCGCCGGAGTTTATCTACGGCGATCCTTTGGAATTGGACGACGCCCACTGGAGCGCATCCGGTCAGGATTACTGGAGCGACGGCGGCGATAACGACGGAGATATTTTTGGTTCGATTCAACTGTGGAACCTTGACTGA